AGAAAAGGCGAAAAGATATTTTTTCCAAAATTTGGGCTATTATTTGGAAAAAATAATTATATTTGATATTATGTAATTGTATCATTGTTTAGATACACGAAGAAAGTAGGTTTAACGAGTAATGAATTGATATACTTTAATATTAACTGAGCTTTTAGGAACAGCTATTTTAATCATTTTAGGTAATGGTATAGTAGCAAACGTTGTCTTAAAAGGAACGAAGGGGAATAACGCAGGACTTGTCGCAATAACAATTGGGTGAGCAATGGCAGTAACCGTTGGTGCTCTTGTTGCTAATGCTTTAGGTGGCGTTGCACATTTTAATCCAGCAGTTACTGTAGCCCTTGCAATTGCTGACAAAACAGGAAATTTTGGTCTTGCCAGTTATAACGGCATGGCCCCAGTAGGAATGTTTTTCCTTGTTATAATTTTTCAATTTATAGGTGCTGTAATAGGACAGCTATTAGTAAATTTTGTTTATTATAAACATATACAAAAAACTTTAATAAGTGGAACAATTGAAGATAAATTAAGTGTGCTTGCAATGCACTCAACAATTCCAACTGAAAGAGGTAAAATTACAAATTTTGCAATGGAATTTTTAGGAACTGCATTATTGATTTTGGCAATCTTATCATTTGGAAAATTTAATAGCGGTGCAGGATTGCCACCATTTTATGCTCCTGTTTTAGTTGGTATGGTTATTTTAGCAATCGGTTTATCACTAGGAGGAACAACAGGTTATGCTATAAATCCTTTTAGAGATTTAGCTCCAAGAATTGTTCATCAATTAATGCCTTTAAAAAACAAAGGTAAATCTGATTGAAGTTATGCATGAATACCTGTAGCAGCACCAATTGCTGCTGGAGCGATTGTTGGATTATTTTTCTTAATTTAATAGAAATAGGTACAAAAATGAATAAATATGATATTTGTATAATTGGTGCAGGAATAATTGGTTCTTCTATTGCTAGAGAACTTTCAAAATATAATAAAAAAATTATTGTACTTGAATCTAATTTGAAAGTTGGATTAGAAACAAGCACAGGTAATTCAGGATTAGTTCATGGCGGGTTCGACCCAACTCCTGGAAAGCTTAATGCCAAATTAAATGTATTAGGTAAAAAAAAATATGAAGATTGAATTTCACAAATGGAATTTCCTTTTGTAAGAATAGATTCACTAGTTGTTGGTTTTGATGATTTAGATTTAGAACACATAAATATGTTGTACAAACGAGGACTAATAAATGGGTTAAATCCTGATGAAATAAAAATTTTAACAAGGAAAGAAGTTTTAGAAAAAGAGCCAAATATTTCTCCTGAAGTTAAAGGAGCTCTACTTTGTAATTCATCAATTGCAGTAGATCCTGTCGTGCTAACTGAAACGCTTATGAAAAACGCAATTAAAAATGGAGTTGAATTAAAATTAAACTCAAAGGTTATTGCTATTTCTAAGCAAAATAATTTATTTGAAATAGAAATTGAAAACGGAGAGAAAATAAATTCTCAAATTATTATAAATGTTGCAGGTCATTACGCTGATGTTATTAGTAAAATGGCCGGACATCATGAATTTGATCTTGTTACAAAACGCGGTGAGTACAGAGTTTTAGAAAAAACTGAAGCGGGAATTGTAAATTCTGTTGTATTTATGGTTCCTACAATACATGGTAAAGGTATTATTGTAGCTCCTACATTAGATGGACATGTTTTAGTTGGACCAACTAGTGAAGATTTTGTGCCAAAAAATGAAACAAGATTAATAACAAAAAGTAAATATGATTTAATTGGGGATATTGGTAAAAAATTGATACCTAACATAAATATGAATAAAACATGTCTTAGTTTTTCAGGAAGTAGACCAATAGAACCTAAGAATGACGATTTTTGAATAAAACCTGCCGCAAATGATAATTCATTTATAAATGTAGCTGGTATGAAATCACCCGGTCTTTCTTCCGCTCCCGCAATTGCAGATTTAGTTATTGAACTAGTCATGAAAACAACAAAGCTAGAAGAAAAATCAAATTGAGATCCTATTCAAAGGAATCCATTAATACATAAATAAAAGGGGATAACCAATATGGAAAAATATATTATAACTTTAGATGAAGGAACAACAAGTGCTCGTTCACTTGTTACTAATAAAAAGGGGGATATTATTGCAGTTGATCAAATGGAATTTACTCAACACTTTCCACGAGAAGGTTGAGTAGAACATGATGCAATTGAAATTTGAAATACTCAAAGAACAACGCTTATACAAGTCTTAAATAAATCAGGAATTAGTCCTTCTCAAATTGAAGGAATCGGAATAACAAATCAAAGAGAAACAGTTGTTGTTTGAAATAGGGAATCAGGTTTGCCTATATATAATGCCATTGTTTGACAAGATCAAAGAACTGCTGATTATTGTGAAAAATTTGGTAGAAAAGAATTAGATTTAATTAGAGATAAAACTGGTTTAATAATTAATCCCTATTTTTCAGGAACAAAAGTGAAATGAATTTTGGATAATGTAAAGGGTGCTAGAGAATTAGCTAAGGAAGGCAAGTTAATGTTTGGTACTATTAACACATGGTTAATATATAGACTAACTGGTGGTAAAGTATTTGTTACAGATCATACTAATGCTCAAAGAACATTATTCTATAATATTCATACAAATGATTGAGATGATGAATTACTTGACTTATTTAATGTTCCAAAAAACATGCTACCAGAGATTAAGTCTTGCTCTGAAATTTATGGAGAAACTTTCAAAGGGTTACTTTCAAAAAATGATGAAACTCAATTTAAAATTTGTTCGTCTATTGGTGACCAGCAATCTGCTCTTTTTGGGCAATTATGCTTAAATCCAGGTCAAACAAAAATAACTTATGGAACCGGTTGTTTCATTCTAATGAATACAGGTGAAAACAAGATTATGTCAACTCATGGTTTACTTACAACTATAGGCGTTGCAATTGGTGATAAAATCACTTATGCATTGGAAGGATCTGTAATGGTAGCTGGTGCTGCGGTGCAATGACTAAGAGATAATTTAAGAATTGTTTATAATGCAATTGAGACTGAATGATATGCAGGTCAAGTAAATGATGATAGAAGAATTTATGTTGTTCCTTCATTTACAGGGCTTGGTTCACCTTATTGAGATTCTTACTCACGTGGTGCCATATTTGGTTTGGATAGAGGAACAAAAAGGGAACATATTGTAAGAGCTACTTTAGAAGCCATTGCTTATCAGGCAAATGATGTTATCAGCGCAATGCAAAAAGATATTAAAAGACCATTGGGCGAAATTAAAGTTGATGGAGGGGCAAGTAATAATAAATTTATGATGCAGTTTCAAGCAGACATTAGTAGGTCAAAAGTTATTAAACCAATTAATGTTGAAACTACCGCAATGGGTGCTGCGTACTTAGCAGGATTGGCTGTAGGATATTGAGAAAATATAGATGATATTAAATCTAATTATAAAATTGATTTTGAGCTAACAAGCAAAATTAGTGAAGAGGAATCAAAAAAATTAATTAAAGGTTGAAATAGCGCGGTTCAAAGAACATTTGGGTGAATCAAAGAAATTGAATAAAATAAAACACCAGTTGAATAAACTGGTGTTTTATAAATTAAAGTTCCTTGTTTTTCATAAAGTTTTGGAATCAATCAAATGATTTCTTTTTAAATCTATTTCCTGTACCATTATGATAATCATCATAATCCACAAATATCATTCCATAACGTTTTGACATTTCATTAGTAGAAGCACTTACAACATCAATTGGTGTTCACATTGTGTATCCAAACACATCTACACCATCTTTAATAGCTTCATTTATTTGTTTAAAATGCTCTGACAGATATTCAATTCTATAATTATCTTCAACTGTGTTTTGATCATTTAATGTTTCTAAAACACCAATACCATTTTCTGCAATAAACAATGGTTTTTGGTATCTATCTCATAATTCATTCAATGTTATTCTTAAACCAATTGGATCAATTTGTCATCCTCACTCTGAAGCTTTTAAATATGGGTTTTTGCCACCAAAAATTAAATTTCCTGCTGTTTTTTCTCCTTCTTCAACTGCTACTGTTGCTGACATATAATAACTAAATGAAATGAAATCAACTACGTTTTTTTCTAATATTTCTACATCATCTTTTTCCATTTGTATGTTTATATTCTCTTCTTCAAAATATCTTTTAATGTAAGTTGGATATTTACCTCTAGCAACTACGTCATAAAAGAATCATCTTGTTTTTTGTTGTCTAGTTAAATTTTCAATTTCATTGATTGGGTTACAATTTAATGAATAAGTTGTGATATTTGCTACCATACAACCGAATTTAGCTGATGGACAAAGTTTTTTTCCTAATTCAATAACTTTTGCTTGTGCAATGAATTGATTATGTAAGCCTTGATAGGATGCACTATCCCTTTCATTTTTAGTTTTAAATGTCGACTCAAAAACTCCTAATCCTGTTTCTGTACTTCAAGTTGCCATATTGATTTCATTAAAAGGTAATCAGTAGTCAACCATATCACAGAATTCAGTAAATAAAGTTTCGGCATATTTTAAGAATAAATCTATTGTTTTTCTATTTAATCATCCACCATATTTTTCAACTATAGAATAAGGTATGTCAAAGTGTGACATTGTAACCATAACTTTTATGTTTTTTTCTTTACATTCGTTTAAAACATTTTTATAAAAATTTAAACCTTTTTCATTTGGTTTTTGATCATCCCCATTTGGATAAATTCTTGCTCATGCTATTGACATTCTATATACATTCATTCCTGCTTCTTTAAAAAGTGCTATATCTTCTTTGTATCTACTATAAAAATCTATACCAAATCTTTTAGGGTAGTGCAATCCCTCTTTATTTTCAATAGCTTTTAAAAAATCTGATTTATCAGTTATTTTAAAGTGATTATTCGCTCTGTCCTTTAAAGGTTTGAATTCTTTCATTTCAAGTAGTGTTAAACTTTTTCCATCTATATTATAAGCACCTTCTATTTGAGAGGCTGCTGTTGCTCCACCTCATAGAAAATCATCTTTTATAAATTTCACTTTAATTTCCTCCATTATTTTTTATCATTTTTTTATAATCTTTTTTTTGACTTTTTGTTAATCCGTAATTTTGTTGATCATATATGCCAAAATTAATTTTTATTGAGTTTAGTCCATTAAAGAAAAGCGGTTCGAACATTTCAACTTCTTTGTAATTAGATAATTTAGTTAACTCTTTAATTACATTTTTATAATTTTTAGTTAATTTTTCTATACATATTTCAAAAGTGTTTGACATTTCTTGATTTTCTTTAACTAACTGAATTAATTCATTTTCAACTTTATTGATTTGAGTAGATAAATTGTAATCATTTGATTTTTGAATAGAATCATTAATTTTTTCAATTGAATATTTATCTTGTTTAGAAATCATTTTTTCAGCTTTAGCAAATAGTCTTTTTTTATTTTTTTCTTCTAAATTACTTAATTTTGATATTTTATCTTCTAATTTATTTTTTTTAATAATATATTTAAAATATTTATCAAAACTTTCTTTATTAGTTTTCAGTTCATTTAAATATTTATTTTCAATTGATTCAATTTGCTCTTTTATTTGTTCTTTAGACAACCCTTGTTCAACTAAGACGTTTGTCAATATTTTATTTAATTTTTTTAGTTTTAGTTTTGTATATTTAAATTCATCTCATTTTTCTGAATAAATTAAAATAGTTAATCCTGCAGCTATAGCTATTGTTATAATTCAATCTAAAATATATAGCATTTGCTTTGTTATTGTTTCCATTCCCGAAAAACCAAATATACCCATACCTGCTGGAAAAACAACTTCTAATTTTAATATACCAGCCATGAATCCACCAAACGCCGCTGCTATACAACCAGCAACAAACGGTTTACCTTTTGGTAAATTGATACCATAAATTATTGGTTCAGTTACACCAAATAAACCAGCAATTATTGCTCCCCATGAAAAGGATCTTAACTGAGAATTTTTTGTTATCAAAGCGACTCCAAGTGCTGCTCCAACTTGAGCAAATGCTGCTATAGCAACAGCTCCAACTAGTACTGAAGGAACAACTGGATTTTGCATAATTGTTGAAACAAGAATGCTCATTATAATAGCTCCATGAATACCAGTTAATACTAATGGTGTTCATAAGAATGTAAATAGTGCAACTCCAAGACCAAATAATTTAGGATTTTCTAAAGCTACAGCTACTTTGCTAGCTCCCATTTCAACAAATGATAATATTGGGCCCAAAATAAATAAAACCGGTAGTATTGTAAGAGCATAAATAATGAATCCTCTAAAAATAATATCTATAACAGAAGGCATTCAAGTTTTAATTCATTTGTCTAATAAAACTATTAAAATACCTGAAGCAATAAATGGTAGAACAGATCCTTCATACGCCTTAACTAAAATTGGATAGTCACCTATTTTGAATATTAATCAACCTGTTCCTTTAACTCCTGCTACTCAATCTCCAAACCCTGCTTCCTCAATAGGGGTAGGAATTCCTTGAAATAAAAATCTCGATGTTAAAGTTAATCCTACCAATATTGCTAATATTGTATTTCCTTTAAAGTACTTAACTGTTGAATAACAAAACATTACACCAATCATGTTAAGCCCAACTTTACTCATTATGTAAAATAAACCACTTATAAGGTCAACATTACCAGGGTTAGAACCTTCATTTACTGCTT
The Mesoplasma entomophilum DNA segment above includes these coding regions:
- the glpO gene encoding type 2 glycerol-3-phosphate oxidase, producing MNKYDICIIGAGIIGSSIARELSKYNKKIIVLESNLKVGLETSTGNSGLVHGGFDPTPGKLNAKLNVLGKKKYEDWISQMEFPFVRIDSLVVGFDDLDLEHINMLYKRGLINGLNPDEIKILTRKEVLEKEPNISPEVKGALLCNSSIAVDPVVLTETLMKNAIKNGVELKLNSKVIAISKQNNLFEIEIENGEKINSQIIINVAGHYADVISKMAGHHEFDLVTKRGEYRVLEKTEAGIVNSVVFMVPTIHGKGIIVAPTLDGHVLVGPTSEDFVPKNETRLITKSKYDLIGDIGKKLIPNINMNKTCLSFSGSRPIEPKNDDFWIKPAANDNSFINVAGMKSPGLSSAPAIADLVIELVMKTTKLEEKSNWDPIQRNPLIHK
- a CDS encoding MIP/aquaporin family protein; the protein is MNWYTLILTELLGTAILIILGNGIVANVVLKGTKGNNAGLVAITIGWAMAVTVGALVANALGGVAHFNPAVTVALAIADKTGNFGLASYNGMAPVGMFFLVIIFQFIGAVIGQLLVNFVYYKHIQKTLISGTIEDKLSVLAMHSTIPTERGKITNFAMEFLGTALLILAILSFGKFNSGAGLPPFYAPVLVGMVILAIGLSLGGTTGYAINPFRDLAPRIVHQLMPLKNKGKSDWSYAWIPVAAPIAAGAIVGLFFLI
- a CDS encoding glycoside hydrolase family 1 protein; the encoded protein is MEEIKVKFIKDDFLWGGATAASQIEGAYNIDGKSLTLLEMKEFKPLKDRANNHFKITDKSDFLKAIENKEGLHYPKRFGIDFYSRYKEDIALFKEAGMNVYRMSIAWARIYPNGDDQKPNEKGLNFYKNVLNECKEKNIKVMVTMSHFDIPYSIVEKYGGWLNRKTIDLFLKYAETLFTEFCDMVDYWLPFNEINMATWSTETGLGVFESTFKTKNERDSASYQGLHNQFIAQAKVIELGKKLCPSAKFGCMVANITTYSLNCNPINEIENLTRQQKTRWFFYDVVARGKYPTYIKRYFEEENINIQMEKDDVEILEKNVVDFISFSYYMSATVAVEEGEKTAGNLIFGGKNPYLKASEWGWQIDPIGLRITLNELWDRYQKPLFIAENGIGVLETLNDQNTVEDNYRIEYLSEHFKQINEAIKDGVDVFGYTMWTPIDVVSASTNEMSKRYGMIFVDYDDYHNGTGNRFKKKSFDWFQNFMKNKEL
- a CDS encoding glucose PTS transporter subunit IIA, whose protein sequence is MEFKIYAPVDCDVKPIEECTDKIFAQKLLGEGLCIIPKNSDFYSPLEEGKVSLIFETKHAFFMEYDEIKVLMHIGMDTVGLQGKPFDVKVIEKEKVSLNSKIVGVNLKFIEKQNLSIETPIVFEQENIESIVVKKISKGFAKKGDLIGVFEIQKKELTPKINKKTGLKNLNSFKSKYVLAGEQFLKDVGESNFSQVYNCMTRLRFTVIDKQKVKEAEIKKNELVRGIIWNGNELQIVIGGEVYKVKDEITNIQNGVYGQSHSEKKEIQKPPLAKTLMSIVTGIMVPQIPMLMAVGLFAAMQAMLVQFGVLQAVNEGSNPGNVDLISGLFYIMSKVGLNMIGVMFCYSTVKYFKGNTILAILVGLTLTSRFLFQGIPTPIEEAGFGDWVAGVKGTGWLIFKIGDYPILVKAYEGSVLPFIASGILIVLLDKWIKTWMPSVIDIIFRGFIIYALTILPVLFILGPILSFVEMGASKVAVALENPKLFGLGVALFTFLWTPLVLTGIHGAIIMSILVSTIMQNPVVPSVLVGAVAIAAFAQVGAALGVALITKNSQLRSFSWGAIIAGLFGVTEPIIYGINLPKGKPFVAGCIAAAFGGFMAGILKLEVVFPAGMGIFGFSGMETITKQMLYILDWIITIAIAAGLTILIYSEKWDEFKYTKLKLKKLNKILTNVLVEQGLSKEQIKEQIESIENKYLNELKTNKESFDKYFKYIIKKNKLEDKISKLSNLEEKNKKRLFAKAEKMISKQDKYSIEKINDSIQKSNDYNLSTQINKVENELIQLVKENQEMSNTFEICIEKLTKNYKNVIKELTKLSNYKEVEMFEPLFFNGLNSIKINFGIYDQQNYGLTKSQKKDYKKMIKNNGGN
- the glpK gene encoding glycerol kinase GlpK, translating into MEKYIITLDEGTTSARSLVTNKKGDIIAVDQMEFTQHFPREGWVEHDAIEIWNTQRTTLIQVLNKSGISPSQIEGIGITNQRETVVVWNRESGLPIYNAIVWQDQRTADYCEKFGRKELDLIRDKTGLIINPYFSGTKVKWILDNVKGARELAKEGKLMFGTINTWLIYRLTGGKVFVTDHTNAQRTLFYNIHTNDWDDELLDLFNVPKNMLPEIKSCSEIYGETFKGLLSKNDETQFKICSSIGDQQSALFGQLCLNPGQTKITYGTGCFILMNTGENKIMSTHGLLTTIGVAIGDKITYALEGSVMVAGAAVQWLRDNLRIVYNAIETEWYAGQVNDDRRIYVVPSFTGLGSPYWDSYSRGAIFGLDRGTKREHIVRATLEAIAYQANDVISAMQKDIKRPLGEIKVDGGASNNKFMMQFQADISRSKVIKPINVETTAMGAAYLAGLAVGYWENIDDIKSNYKIDFELTSKISEEESKKLIKGWNSAVQRTFGWIKEIE